One Thioalkalivibrio sp. ALJ12 genomic window carries:
- a CDS encoding protein phosphatase CheZ yields the protein MTDQEQSISEQQIARARELVQVLEAGDEVAARALIQDLARPYDRELFDELGKLTRDLHEALQSFRGDSRLVELTQAEIPDARERLNYVVTMTEKAAHETLTAIETSLPIAESFSQQAGQLTAKWTRFRNRQLSVDEFREFARELDEFFAQANDDTEELRRLLSEVLMAQSYQDITGQVIRRVIQLVTDLEENLVTLIRLSSGRMETVEAAEKTLDDDAERREGDRRGHGPAVPKTQDSGQDVVQGQDEVDDLLSSLGF from the coding sequence ATGACAGACCAAGAACAATCGATCAGTGAGCAGCAAATCGCTCGCGCGCGGGAGCTCGTGCAGGTTCTGGAGGCGGGGGATGAGGTGGCCGCGCGCGCGTTGATCCAGGATCTGGCGCGCCCCTACGACCGCGAACTCTTCGACGAGCTCGGAAAACTTACGCGCGACCTGCACGAGGCCTTGCAAAGCTTCCGGGGGGATTCGCGGCTGGTCGAGTTGACCCAGGCCGAGATCCCGGATGCCCGCGAGCGTCTCAATTATGTGGTCACGATGACCGAGAAGGCCGCGCACGAGACCCTGACCGCGATCGAGACGAGTCTCCCCATTGCCGAATCGTTCAGCCAGCAGGCCGGCCAACTGACGGCGAAGTGGACCCGTTTTCGCAATCGGCAACTCTCGGTCGACGAGTTCCGGGAGTTCGCTCGTGAGCTGGACGAGTTTTTTGCTCAGGCCAACGACGATACCGAAGAGCTGCGCCGCCTGCTGTCGGAGGTTCTGATGGCGCAGAGCTACCAGGATATTACCGGGCAGGTGATCCGGCGCGTGATTCAGCTCGTGACCGACCTGGAGGAGAACCTGGTCACGCTGATTCGGCTGTCCAGCGGGCGTATGGAGACGGTCGAGGCTGCGGAGAAGACGCTGGATGACGATGCCGAGCGGCGTGAGGGCGATCGGCGTGGACACGGGCCAGCAGTGCCGAAGACTCAAGATTCCGGCCAGGATGTCGTTCAAGGACAGGACGAGGTGGACGATCTGTTGTCCAGCCTGGGCTTCTAG
- a CDS encoding chemotaxis protein CheA has product MAIDPNDEILQDFLIEAGELLEGLNEQLIDLEQHPDDRDLLNAVFRSFHTIKGGAGFLSLDPLVTVCHHAEDVFNLLRNGERQVDGHLMDTMLRVLDTLNVMFGDLRSGVDPTPAEADLVEDLRRMAKNEDVAGNSEPAAIATPDVPPEPEPEPAPPAEVEATAKAGGDESGLVGADDEITDDEFEALLDSLHGDGSPQAAQDSATPSTEDAGLPGTDSDAAGPGDDGEDLISDDEFENLLDELQARGHGPPATAAPAPAVTESSPHEEPSVEPEAAGATQEPPAPEAKPQASSPAAAAAGARQAPQGEASVRVNTERLDEIMNLVGELVLVRNRLSMLRTQHVDDELGKAISSLALVTSDLQTSVMKTRMQPVNKVFNRFPRVIRDLSRSLGKEIELEIFGEDTDLDKNLVEALSDPLVHLVRNAVDHGIETPEVREKAGKPRKGTVVLGAAQEGDHIALLIKDDGGGMDPQALRRKVVEKGLMEPAMAERMTDREAFNVIFMAGFSTKTEISDVSGRGVGMDVVKTKISQLNGTIEIDSEIGVGTTLRVKLPLTLAILPALMVILDGRRFAIPLASVSEILDLDLTKTHYVDDQEVIVVRNQALPVHYLKRWLKPGFIPEAKPESHVVVVHTADRKVGLVVDDLVGQEEVVIKPLGQNLQGVKGLAGATITGDGGIALILDVADLVGLLTHKIPSAGRTRRPAQTIEG; this is encoded by the coding sequence ATGGCCATCGACCCCAACGACGAAATCCTTCAGGACTTCCTGATCGAGGCCGGGGAACTGCTCGAAGGACTCAACGAGCAGCTGATCGACCTGGAACAGCATCCCGATGACCGGGATCTGTTGAACGCGGTATTCCGCAGCTTTCACACGATCAAGGGTGGCGCGGGCTTTCTGAGCCTGGATCCGCTGGTGACCGTCTGCCATCACGCAGAGGATGTGTTTAATCTCCTGCGCAATGGGGAACGTCAGGTCGACGGTCACCTGATGGATACCATGCTGCGGGTCCTCGATACGTTGAACGTGATGTTTGGCGACCTCCGCTCCGGGGTCGATCCGACGCCCGCGGAGGCCGATCTCGTCGAAGACCTGCGGCGGATGGCCAAGAATGAAGACGTGGCCGGCAATTCCGAACCCGCCGCAATCGCGACGCCAGACGTGCCCCCCGAACCGGAGCCGGAACCGGCACCCCCCGCCGAGGTGGAAGCCACTGCGAAGGCTGGAGGGGATGAGTCGGGGCTGGTCGGTGCCGATGACGAGATTACCGATGACGAGTTCGAGGCCCTGCTGGATTCGCTGCACGGCGATGGTTCGCCGCAGGCGGCCCAGGACTCCGCTACGCCGTCGACTGAGGACGCCGGGTTGCCCGGCACCGATTCGGATGCAGCCGGGCCAGGGGACGACGGCGAGGACCTGATTTCCGACGATGAGTTCGAGAACCTGCTGGACGAGTTGCAGGCACGAGGTCATGGGCCTCCTGCCACTGCAGCGCCGGCACCCGCTGTGACTGAGTCGTCCCCGCATGAAGAGCCGAGCGTGGAGCCCGAAGCCGCTGGCGCGACACAGGAACCGCCGGCTCCCGAAGCCAAGCCACAGGCGTCTTCGCCTGCGGCCGCGGCGGCCGGCGCCCGGCAGGCCCCTCAGGGCGAGGCCTCGGTCCGTGTGAACACCGAACGTCTCGACGAGATTATGAATCTGGTCGGGGAGCTGGTGCTCGTGCGCAACCGCCTGAGCATGTTGCGAACCCAGCACGTGGATGACGAGCTGGGCAAGGCCATTAGTTCGCTGGCGCTGGTCACGTCGGATCTTCAGACGTCGGTGATGAAGACCCGCATGCAACCGGTGAACAAGGTCTTCAATCGCTTCCCGCGCGTGATCCGCGATCTGTCGCGCAGCCTGGGCAAGGAGATCGAGCTGGAGATCTTCGGCGAGGACACCGACCTCGACAAGAACCTGGTCGAGGCCCTGTCCGATCCGCTGGTGCATCTGGTGCGCAACGCCGTGGATCATGGGATCGAGACTCCGGAGGTGCGCGAGAAGGCCGGCAAACCGCGCAAGGGTACGGTGGTGCTCGGCGCGGCGCAGGAAGGCGATCACATCGCCTTGCTGATCAAGGACGATGGGGGTGGCATGGATCCGCAGGCCCTGCGGCGCAAGGTCGTCGAGAAGGGTCTGATGGAACCCGCGATGGCCGAGCGGATGACCGATCGCGAGGCCTTCAACGTCATCTTCATGGCCGGGTTCTCCACCAAGACCGAGATCTCGGATGTGTCCGGTCGCGGGGTGGGGATGGACGTCGTCAAGACGAAGATCTCGCAGCTCAACGGCACCATCGAGATCGATTCCGAGATCGGTGTCGGGACCACGCTGCGGGTGAAGCTGCCGCTGACCCTGGCGATCCTCCCTGCATTGATGGTCATCCTCGACGGGCGGCGATTCGCGATCCCGCTGGCGTCTGTCTCGGAGATCCTGGACCTGGATCTGACCAAGACCCATTACGTGGATGATCAGGAGGTCATTGTCGTAAGAAATCAGGCGCTTCCGGTTCACTATCTCAAGCGGTGGTTGAAGCCGGGGTTCATCCCCGAAGCCAAACCGGAATCGCATGTGGTCGTGGTGCATACCGCGGATCGCAAGGTAGGGCTGGTCGTCGATGATCTGGTGGGGCAGGAAGAGGTGGTCATCAAGCCACTGGGGCAGAACCTGCAGGGCGTGAAGGGCCTGGCAGGCGCGACCATCACGGGTGATGGAGGGATTGCGCTGATCCTGGATGTCGCCGATCTCGTGGGTTTGTTGACGCACAAGATCCCGTCGGCGGGCCGCACCCGGCGGCCTGCGCAAACAATCGAGGGCTAA
- a CDS encoding chemotaxis response regulator protein-glutamate methylesterase translates to MPVKVLVVDDSGFFRRRISEILDADAGIEVVGSAENGEEAIRKVKELDPDVVTMDIEMPVMDGITAVRRIMAENPRPVLMFSSLTTEGAQATLDALEAGAVDFLPKRFSDIASDEDSARMLLRRRVRSLSRSRARSVSQPGSVRPAVEARPSARREESDRKAAEVQRQAPPVSRPAVPLRQVRAVLIGTSTGGPVALQEVLKALPANFPQPILLIQHMPASFTPAFAERLDAMCQIRVKQAQDGDVMRPGVALLAPGGLQTTLERGSQTTVRVTESPLGTIYKPSVDAAFSSAVEALRGQVLAVVLTGMGADGREGARALKTAGAQVWAQDAATSVVYGMPAAVAEAGLVDQVYPLPDVGPALVKGFC, encoded by the coding sequence ATGCCGGTTAAGGTACTGGTGGTGGATGACTCCGGGTTTTTCCGCCGTCGCATCAGTGAAATTCTGGACGCCGACGCGGGGATCGAGGTCGTCGGCAGCGCGGAGAACGGCGAGGAGGCGATTCGCAAGGTCAAGGAACTGGACCCGGATGTCGTGACCATGGATATCGAGATGCCCGTGATGGACGGCATCACCGCGGTGCGCCGGATCATGGCCGAGAACCCCCGGCCGGTACTGATGTTCTCGAGTCTGACCACCGAGGGGGCCCAGGCGACCCTGGATGCGCTTGAGGCAGGGGCGGTGGACTTTCTGCCGAAGCGCTTCAGCGACATCGCGTCCGACGAGGACAGCGCGCGCATGCTGCTGCGCCGGCGGGTGCGCAGCCTTTCGCGCAGCCGGGCCCGTTCGGTCAGCCAGCCAGGGAGCGTTCGACCAGCGGTCGAGGCCCGCCCTTCTGCGCGTCGTGAAGAGTCCGACCGCAAGGCGGCCGAGGTACAGCGACAGGCCCCGCCGGTCAGTCGGCCCGCCGTGCCGCTGCGGCAGGTCCGCGCGGTGTTGATCGGGACGTCCACCGGGGGGCCGGTGGCCTTGCAGGAAGTGCTCAAGGCCCTGCCGGCGAACTTCCCACAGCCGATCTTGCTGATTCAGCACATGCCTGCGAGCTTTACGCCGGCCTTCGCGGAGCGCCTGGACGCCATGTGCCAAATTCGGGTCAAGCAGGCACAGGATGGCGATGTCATGCGCCCTGGGGTGGCCCTGTTGGCCCCCGGCGGTCTGCAAACCACGCTGGAGCGCGGCAGCCAGACAACGGTGCGCGTGACCGAGAGCCCGTTGGGCACGATCTACAAGCCCAGCGTGGATGCCGCGTTCAGCTCGGCGGTCGAGGCCTTGCGCGGGCAGGTGCTCGCCGTGGTGCTAACCGGGATGGGCGCAGATGGCCGCGAAGGTGCGCGGGCTTTGAAGACCGCCGGGGCGCAGGTCTGGGCACAGGACGCGGCCACCTCGGTGGTGTATGGGATGCCGGCTGCAGTCGCAGAGGCCGGGCTCGTGGACCAGGTGTATCCGTTGCCGGATGTGGGTCCGGCACTGGTCAAGGGGTTCTGCTAG
- a CDS encoding flagellar motor protein, protein MDILSLIGITLGLVAVLGGSIAKGSGLGALWNAAAFVIVVLGTLGATLVQARMAVFLHGMRILPWAFKPPRIDNEAMLARIVEWSNVARKEGLLGLETLADEETDEFARKGLQLLVDGSEPQTIRQILEADLDNREHFDTQGAKVFESMGVYAPTLGIVGAVMGLMAVMQNLADPSKLGAGIAAAFVATIYGIASANLLFLPVANKLKSIIQKRSQHQLMLMEGLISIAEGENPRNIESKLSGFIHE, encoded by the coding sequence ATGGATATCCTGAGCCTCATCGGGATCACCCTGGGGCTCGTCGCGGTGCTCGGGGGGAGTATCGCGAAGGGGAGTGGTCTGGGCGCACTCTGGAACGCGGCCGCGTTTGTGATCGTGGTCCTGGGGACGCTGGGGGCAACCCTGGTGCAGGCGCGCATGGCGGTGTTTCTTCACGGGATGCGCATTCTGCCCTGGGCATTCAAGCCGCCGCGGATCGACAACGAGGCGATGCTGGCTCGCATCGTGGAGTGGTCCAACGTGGCACGCAAGGAAGGGCTGCTGGGTCTGGAGACGCTGGCCGACGAGGAGACCGACGAATTCGCGCGCAAGGGTCTGCAGTTGCTGGTGGATGGCTCCGAGCCGCAGACCATCCGCCAGATCCTCGAGGCGGATCTGGACAACCGCGAGCATTTTGATACCCAGGGGGCCAAGGTATTCGAGAGCATGGGGGTGTACGCCCCGACGCTTGGCATTGTCGGCGCGGTGATGGGTCTGATGGCGGTCATGCAGAACCTGGCTGACCCCAGCAAGCTGGGAGCGGGGATTGCCGCGGCCTTTGTCGCCACGATCTACGGGATTGCTTCGGCAAACCTCCTGTTCCTGCCGGTGGCGAACAAGCTGAAATCAATCATCCAGAAGCGCTCGCAGCACCAGTTGATGCTGATGGAGGGGCTGATCTCAATCGCCGAGGGCGAAAACCCCCGCAACATTGAAAGCAAGCTTAGCGGCTTCATCCACGAGTGA
- the motD gene encoding flagellar motor protein MotD — MARRKRQEEAENHEAWAIPYGDLVTLLLAFFVVMYAISSVDDGKYRVLSESLVDAFRAPAQTDPIQVGEPTVSREQSLDEMRALVPIDVQPGIVDDGVAPIDMALSGLLDDAGTDDELQEFLEALAEVADELEMAMAPLIEEGDLRVSREAYWLEIEITSRLLFGSGSATLNPEARALLDEVGAILAPRVSRVHVEGHTDNVPIQTAVYPSNWELSSGRAAAVVSVFEDAGIEPKNLVALGYGEHRPVASNDTEQGRAENRRVAIVVLPGARPREDGAQEPEQLREDLPLAPGAPTMDGDEGDTE, encoded by the coding sequence ATGGCCCGGCGCAAACGCCAAGAAGAAGCGGAGAATCACGAGGCCTGGGCCATCCCGTATGGCGACCTGGTCACGCTGCTGCTGGCGTTTTTCGTGGTGATGTACGCGATCTCCTCGGTGGATGACGGCAAGTATCGTGTGCTGTCGGAGTCGCTGGTGGACGCCTTCCGGGCACCGGCGCAGACCGATCCGATCCAGGTGGGAGAACCGACGGTGTCGCGTGAGCAGTCCCTGGACGAGATGCGCGCGCTGGTTCCGATTGATGTGCAGCCCGGCATCGTTGACGACGGTGTAGCACCCATCGACATGGCCTTATCCGGGCTACTGGACGATGCGGGTACGGATGACGAGCTGCAGGAGTTCCTGGAGGCACTGGCCGAGGTCGCCGACGAGCTGGAAATGGCGATGGCCCCCTTGATCGAGGAGGGTGATCTCCGGGTAAGCCGCGAGGCGTACTGGCTGGAGATCGAGATCACCAGTCGGCTGTTGTTCGGGAGCGGTTCGGCTACGTTGAATCCCGAGGCCCGGGCCCTTCTGGACGAGGTCGGGGCGATCCTCGCGCCGCGGGTGTCGCGGGTGCACGTGGAGGGCCATACGGACAATGTCCCGATCCAGACGGCGGTCTATCCTTCCAACTGGGAGCTTTCTTCGGGGCGTGCCGCGGCCGTGGTGAGCGTGTTTGAAGACGCGGGCATCGAGCCGAAGAATCTGGTGGCCCTGGGATATGGTGAGCATCGTCCGGTCGCGAGCAATGATACCGAGCAAGGACGGGCGGAAAACCGGCGGGTGGCCATCGTGGTCCTGCCCGGCGCGCGCCCGCGCGAAGACGGGGCGCAGGAACCCGAGCAATTGCGCGAAGACCTTCCGCTCGCGCCGGGTGCACCAACGATGGATGGGGACGAGGGGGATACCGAGTGA
- a CDS encoding ParA family protein — MKIWAVANQKGGVGKTTTTVTLSGLLSGPEQRVLMVDVDPHGSLTAYFGHDPETATRGVYELFSQCAEGKRPDPRGLIRETRFPGLDLLTASTALATLDRQLGTRSGMGLVLRQALEQVADQYDYVLMDCPPMLGVLMVNALAACDELLVPVQTEFLALKGLERMINTLKMVQKSRKAELQYRIIPTLFDRRTRAAHEALAELRRLYGDEVWPGVIPVDTKFRDASSAGQPLCFMIPDARGVLAYSDLLEAIGGQLSQPHARTRSQKG, encoded by the coding sequence GTGAAGATCTGGGCGGTGGCCAACCAGAAGGGCGGGGTGGGCAAGACCACGACCACAGTCACCCTGAGTGGCCTGTTGTCGGGTCCGGAACAGCGCGTCCTGATGGTCGACGTCGACCCCCATGGCTCGCTGACGGCCTATTTCGGCCACGACCCGGAGACCGCCACCCGCGGTGTGTACGAGCTGTTCAGCCAGTGCGCAGAGGGGAAGCGTCCTGATCCGCGGGGGTTGATCCGCGAGACCCGGTTCCCGGGGCTGGACCTGCTGACGGCCAGTACGGCACTGGCCACACTCGACCGGCAGCTTGGTACGCGCAGCGGGATGGGCCTGGTGCTGCGCCAGGCGCTGGAGCAGGTCGCCGACCAGTACGACTACGTGCTGATGGACTGCCCGCCCATGCTGGGCGTGTTGATGGTCAATGCCCTGGCGGCCTGTGACGAGCTGCTGGTCCCGGTGCAGACCGAGTTCCTTGCCCTCAAGGGCCTGGAACGCATGATCAATACCCTGAAAATGGTCCAGAAGTCGCGCAAGGCCGAGTTGCAGTACCGGATCATTCCTACCCTGTTTGATCGGCGCACGCGCGCAGCGCACGAGGCGTTGGCCGAGCTGCGCCGCCTTTATGGCGATGAGGTCTGGCCCGGCGTGATCCCGGTTGATACGAAGTTTCGCGATGCGTCGAGCGCAGGCCAGCCGCTGTGCTTCATGATTCCGGACGCCCGGGGCGTACTGGCGTACTCGGACTTGCTGGAGGCGATTGGCGGGCAGCTTTCGCAGCCTCATGCCCGGACCCGGAGTCAGAAGGGATGA
- a CDS encoding chemotaxis protein CheW, translated as MNRSRDDNLALKAEPEALHDYFGSLLDEPAPIAPAHLLRPDILEPRPAPAEPEPLDEPELPVVAEAVAPPVPPRTIVESDEYPRPSERFSALVLEAGNLTLLAPLASLGGVAPLGDLDVRPTPNHSVWYLGLADTKQGRVQLIDLAAVVTPEDREYEPETARHVVFLAGSRFALACRSIQGTRVIDPQNLRWRSHRKRLPWLAGVEREQMATLLDLEALDRTLDQGSWEMGGTPDSSRDERGR; from the coding sequence ATGAACCGTTCGCGTGATGACAACCTGGCACTCAAGGCCGAACCTGAAGCCCTGCATGACTATTTTGGCAGCCTGCTGGACGAACCGGCGCCGATCGCCCCGGCGCACCTGCTGCGCCCGGATATCCTCGAACCGAGACCGGCGCCCGCTGAACCGGAGCCGTTAGACGAACCAGAGCTCCCCGTGGTGGCCGAAGCGGTCGCGCCCCCCGTGCCTCCGCGCACGATTGTCGAGAGTGACGAGTATCCGCGTCCGTCCGAGCGATTCTCCGCCCTGGTGCTGGAGGCCGGGAATCTGACCCTGCTGGCGCCGCTGGCCTCGCTCGGCGGCGTTGCGCCGCTTGGGGATCTGGATGTGCGCCCCACGCCCAACCACTCCGTCTGGTATCTGGGTCTGGCGGATACCAAACAGGGGCGAGTGCAGTTGATTGATCTTGCGGCCGTGGTGACCCCCGAGGATCGGGAATATGAGCCGGAGACAGCCCGCCATGTCGTGTTCCTGGCCGGTTCGCGCTTCGCGCTGGCCTGCCGCTCGATTCAGGGGACCCGCGTGATCGACCCTCAGAATCTGCGCTGGCGCAGTCACCGCAAGCGCCTGCCCTGGCTGGCCGGGGTGGAGCGGGAACAGATGGCCACCCTGCTGGACCTGGAGGCCCTCGACCGGACCCTGGACCAGGGCAGCTGGGAAATGGGCGGTACTCCGGACTCAAGCCGGGACGAGCGCGGCCGATAA
- a CDS encoding chemotaxis protein CheW produces the protein MAKADTAPYVTFSLAEETYAIDVLQVQEVLKVTEIAPVPGVPDYILGIINLRGNVVTVIDARRRMGLEDREPDEASRIVIIDVDNQNVGILVDSVSEVVRISLDSVEPAPEVGNDDSSRFIQGVTSTEQGLTILVDLNKLLSDEEWAQLREL, from the coding sequence ATGGCCAAGGCCGATACGGCCCCGTATGTGACGTTCAGTCTCGCGGAGGAGACCTACGCGATTGACGTCCTGCAGGTGCAGGAGGTGCTGAAGGTCACCGAGATCGCGCCTGTTCCCGGTGTGCCGGACTATATCCTTGGCATTATCAACCTGCGGGGCAACGTCGTGACCGTGATCGACGCGCGCCGCCGTATGGGCCTGGAGGACCGCGAGCCGGACGAGGCCTCGCGCATCGTGATCATCGATGTCGACAACCAGAATGTCGGCATCCTGGTGGACTCGGTCTCGGAGGTCGTGCGGATCTCGCTGGATTCGGTCGAGCCCGCCCCGGAAGTGGGGAATGACGACAGTTCGCGGTTCATCCAGGGGGTGACGAGCACGGAGCAGGGGCTCACGATCCTGGTCGACCTGAACAAGCTCCTGTCTGACGAGGAATGGGCCCAGTTGCGGGAGCTGTAG
- a CDS encoding DUF2802 domain-containing protein, whose amino-acid sequence MGEGILVWIVAAIALVATVVAVLSVSLVLTLRRQLATLRQDYQRQATSVMALQGAMKVISQGVVNHSQAQSAVQRALERLNDQQSELRARDADDGAYQQAIELIRQGREREEVRRMCGLTTTELDLLYSLHAPGSAGRR is encoded by the coding sequence ATGGGGGAAGGCATTCTGGTTTGGATTGTCGCGGCAATCGCCCTGGTGGCGACCGTCGTCGCAGTGCTGTCCGTCTCGCTTGTGCTGACCCTGCGGCGCCAGCTCGCGACGTTGCGCCAGGACTACCAGCGTCAGGCGACCTCGGTGATGGCGCTGCAGGGGGCGATGAAGGTCATCTCCCAGGGGGTGGTCAACCACAGCCAGGCGCAATCCGCGGTGCAGCGCGCACTGGAGCGCCTCAACGACCAGCAAAGCGAGCTGCGGGCCCGTGACGCCGATGATGGCGCCTATCAGCAGGCGATCGAGCTTATTCGGCAGGGCCGTGAGCGCGAAGAAGTCCGCCGGATGTGCGGCCTGACCACCACCGAGCTGGACCTCCTGTACAGTCTGCACGCCCCCGGCTCTGCGGGTCGTCGTTAG
- a CDS encoding EscU/YscU/HrcU family type III secretion system export apparatus switch protein — MSKRRPPHDHDEPYVAPRGPRRQQAVALEWDRQRAPRITASGSGVTAEQILRIADEHGIPLHQDPGLTEALAQVPLGEEVPESLYVAVAEVLAFVFVLAGITPEDREQGYRRDDSTSGE, encoded by the coding sequence ATGAGCAAGCGACGCCCCCCTCACGATCACGACGAGCCGTACGTCGCCCCCCGCGGCCCCCGCCGGCAGCAAGCGGTGGCACTGGAATGGGATCGGCAACGAGCGCCGCGGATCACCGCGAGCGGCAGTGGTGTCACCGCCGAGCAGATCCTGCGAATCGCCGACGAACACGGGATTCCCCTGCACCAGGACCCGGGCCTGACCGAGGCGCTCGCACAGGTACCGCTGGGCGAAGAGGTCCCGGAGAGTCTTTATGTCGCGGTGGCCGAGGTCCTGGCGTTTGTATTTGTGCTTGCGGGCATCACACCCGAGGACCGCGAACAGGGATACCGCCGCGACGATTCAACATCGGGCGAGTGA